In the genome of Bacillota bacterium, one region contains:
- a CDS encoding YIP1 family protein — MSRGATAALKAVPGVMLDPRGTFGCLKETPFVLVPLLTLALVNCVYAIVTLPKIRELAMHQIELAGDAVPAEQVEIALKAITWGAPAGAIFTAVAIPLAIALALLLIGQFVEGDAPFRGLVSLVAYAQMPSLLKGLAVTVIGLATPAQEMQNITTSLALILPREQAGSTLYRLLSFVDPFVWWGLYVMIVGYAAFNSFTMKKSAKVIIALYLVYAVISFLLMKRFVPTPGV; from the coding sequence ATGTCCCGTGGAGCGACCGCAGCCTTGAAGGCCGTGCCCGGAGTGATGCTGGACCCTCGCGGTACGTTCGGGTGTCTCAAGGAGACCCCATTTGTGCTAGTGCCCCTGCTCACGCTGGCCCTGGTAAACTGTGTCTACGCCATCGTCACCCTGCCCAAGATCAGGGAACTTGCCATGCACCAGATAGAGCTGGCTGGAGATGCCGTCCCCGCCGAGCAGGTGGAGATCGCGCTGAAGGCAATCACCTGGGGAGCCCCTGCCGGGGCCATCTTCACGGCGGTGGCGATCCCCCTGGCCATTGCCCTGGCCCTCCTCCTTATTGGACAGTTCGTTGAGGGTGACGCCCCTTTTAGGGGCCTGGTGTCCCTGGTGGCCTACGCCCAGATGCCTTCACTCCTGAAGGGCCTGGCTGTGACGGTTATCGGCCTGGCGACTCCGGCTCAGGAGATGCAGAACATCACAACCAGCCTGGCCTTGATACTCCCCAGGGAACAGGCGGGGTCCACGCTCTACCGCTTGCTCTCCTTCGTGGACCCCTTCGTGTGGTGGGGCCTATACGTGATGATTGTGGGCTACGCTGCCTTCAACTCCTTTACCATGAAGAAGTCCGCCAAGGTCATAATCGCGCTGTACCTGGTGTATGCGGTGATTTCCTTCCTTCTTATGAAGAGGTTCGTGCCTACGCCTGGGGTGTAG